In Bacillus sp. FJAT-45350, the genomic window AAATTGGAGAACAGTCGATTACAGGAGATGTGGACATCGAAATGGACATAGCTCCATTTATCAAAGATGAGCGTACAATGATTCCTTTACGTTATGTTTCCGAAGCATTTGATAAACAAGTATCGTGGCTTAGTGAATCAAGAGCTGTTTATATTAGGTAGTTTAGGTTAGGAAGTTGTTGCTTTTATACGACCATATGATATTGAGGTTATCTCAAAGGTAAAGATTTGAGATAACCTCTTTTTTTTCTTTCTATGAAGGAATAAAGAAGGAAAATCCATACTGACCTAGAATAATATATAGTTATTTTTTATCTTGATTGCTCAGTATAAGTACATAAAGGGGGAGAAACGGTGAGAAGGAGAGCGCCATATTTTATTTCTAGTTTTCTATTATTATGTGTTCTCTTTCTTCCATTTAATCAAGCTGAAGCAAGTTTTACGGCTTTGTTAAAGGAAGTTGAGGGAGAGGTAGTTGTCACCAAAATGGGAGGGAAAAGAGAATTTAGTGCAGAAGAAGGAATGGCAATCTACTTAGGGGACACGATTCGAACAGGAACAGAGTCGTCGGTGAAAATCGATTTTGGGGATAGGAACGAAGCTACCTTAGGAGAACTGGGGAAAGTTACGATTGCAGAATTATCAAGTGACTTGGAGAGACTCCCAGGGGTCATAGAGATGGCCTCTCGAAATGGGAAAAAGGTGGGAGTAAAGCAGCAATCAGGTGGTCTTTGGAGTAAGGTAAAGGGTGTGTTTAGTGCAGGAGATCGTCACCGAGTGGAAACGTCTACTGCTGTCATGGGAGTACGTGGGACCTTGTTCTTGACGTATGTCAACGAAAGGCTTGAACAGGAATATATCACTGTTTTTGACGGCGTTGTTGGGATTGAAAACTCAAAAGCAACTGGGAGAACAACTGTAGCCAATGAACCAACAATCACAATAGGTCAGCAAGCATCATTATATAATGAACCGACAATCGAACCAAGTGGTATTCAGTATCAGCAAATGGTAGAGCAACTAGATACTGCATTACTAGTAGAAATCATAGTAGATTCAGTGGAAGCCTCAGAGGAAAGGGCAGAGCAAGCAAGACAAGAGGCAGATAGACTTCAGGGAGTGTTAGAGGAAGAACGAGCAAGAAGGGCACTAGAGGTATCCAAACAAGCTGAATTATTATCAGCAATTACTGATCGAATGATTCAAGAAGGGGCAAGAGCTACGAAAGTGGAAATGATTGAAGCTAGGCTTGAAGCAAGAGAACAATCACTCCATCAGCTACAAGAAAGAACAAGAGAAGCAAGGCAACGGATTGAGGAAGCAAGAAACCGAATTGAGAGGGCAGCAGAAGAAGTAGGTGTTCGTCACGAGGAAATTGTCAGAGAGAGAGAAGCGCTTGAACGGGCTATTCAAGAGATTGAACAATCAACATCTGAACCAAGTCAATCACCACAAGCACCAACTACTAATACAGGAGGAGGTGGTGGAAGCAGTAATACGGGAACTACCGTCATTAGAGTATCCGATGTTAAGATGAACGCAAACTCAATCTCCCTAAACCTAGGTGAGAGCTACCAATTCCAAGCAACCGTTCATCCGAGCAATGCAACTAATAAAGCTGTTAGCTGGGAATCAAGTAATCCATCTGTAGCACAGGTTGATCAAAGGGGGAACGTAACAGCAGTTAGTACTGGTCAAGCGGAGATTACCGTAAAAACAGGTGACGGAGCAAAGGTAGCAACCGCACGTGTAACAGTCGCTCAGCCACTTGGAGAGACTCTAAGTACTTTACAATCAGTAATTTATTACCGTTCCTCAGGTGAACTAAGTCGATTAGAGCTATTATTTAATGCATTACTTCCAGAAGATATTGACATAGATACAACCAAATTATCTATTAAACCTACTGATGATACAACAGGATACCAGTTTCAAGGTCATTATACGAAAGCAGAAGGCTATATTGATGACCCTGGTACATACCGTATCAGAGAAAATAGTTTAGTTTTCAATTTAGATGAGGTTGATAGACAGCAGTTTATTGATTCTTTCCTAGTAGAACATACATTTAGCGCTGAAGAAGGCTGGCTTCTTATTAACGAAACCCCATTCGAACAAATAAATAATCAATCCATACATCGTGCATTAGGTCTGATTATAAATGTTACTTCTACTAATCTTTTAAAAGTAAATTGGGACTATTATAGCGGATTTTACTATCATATTTATTTAGACGGTGAAAGAGTAGGAGAAACAGCAGTAGATGAGAATGAATTTATTCTCATAGGACTAGAAGACGGGGAAACATACGAGGTAAAGCTAGAGGCTTATGATACAAATGATGAAGTGAGACATGTATCAACCAGACCTTATCTCTTCAGTGTTAGTCAACCAGGAACCATCACAGGGACTGTATATGAAGTGATAGCAGATGACTTTTTCAATCAAAGTCCACAAGTAAGCCAAGTTGAATATGCCTCTTTGTCTGTGATCAATCATGTAGGAGAGGTGATACAGGAGGGAACATCAGATTCATTTGGCTTTTATAGACTAGATAATCTCCCAGAGAACGAATGGTTCATAATTAAAGCAGAGTTTCCACATTCTTTGTTAGGTGTTGAAACGGTATATTCCAAACCAAAGCAGGTTTGGGAAACAAATGAAGAAGTAGATTTATATTTCTATAATCATCTCTCGGTTCCGTATAGTACCCTCACTACTGATATACTTGAAATAAGTGAGGATGAAGTGAAGGTGAAATTCCGTATCGGTGACAATGAAAATCAAATCATTTATTCCGTATATGATAATGAAAGCTATTATGACGGTCAAGGCCCTTTGGTGTTAGAAGCTGATGAATACACAATCGATGTGGTTGAAACGGACTTTCTATTTATAACAGTGGAAGATACAGAATGTGAACTAGGTGAATTTGGATATTGTGAAGACTCAGTGATAATCGGCAACTTTATCTTTTCAACATGGGGAGAAAAGCATCTGGAAAGTCTGAAAGTAGGGGAAGTTGAGGGGCTAACAGTCGAAGCAAAAAATGATGCGATTGTTTTGCAATGGACTGAATCTGAATCCTATTATAGAGCTGATATTACAGTGAATGGCGAGTATCTAGCCACACCGACTACTCCATACTATACAATCATTGATTTAGAGCCATCTACAGATTATGAAATAGAAGTAGAGACGTATGAGGGTGCGAGCGATTTCTTTTCCCAATCTGGTCATTCGATTATTTCCGTACAAACGACGGAAACAGCATTGATGAATTCTCTTGAAGCATCTGAAATCCTACACGATGAAATTGAACTGAGCTGGGAGCCCGTTACTAATGCAACAGAGTACAGAGTATTTAATGAGAACTTTGTTGAGCCATTGCATGCATCCAACCACTTTCACTATACATTTGAAGGGCTCATCCCTAATACTGACTATGTTTTTAGAGTTGAGGCCTGGAACGATATGACTTTATTAGAAGCTTCAACAGTTCGATATAGAACGTATAGAGAAGTACACGGAGTTAATATTGAAGAAAATAATGGTCAAGTGATATTACAATGGGAAGCTCATTACCCTTGTATATCTGGCTGCTATCGCTCTAGTAATTATGAAATTTATATAACTGACTCCGCAAATAATACGATAAAATTAGAGCATGGTAATGTAATGATTGATAACATAAGCTATGACATCTCAGAGCATATTCAGCAGGGAGACACATATCGTTTGAAAATCGTTGCTCTCTCAGATACTAATGGACAGCCGCTTGCTACTGGGGTTATGAGCTATACGATGAATCCAACACAACTTGATACTTTTGAATTATCTGTTGTGGAAGAGGTTTTATTTGGGGAAGACACACTTGATGTCACATGGTCATGCAGTTTAGGTGATTCCTACCGACTCTTTATAAATGATGTAGAAAGAGCTTCTGGAACGGGAGGGTGTCAATATTATCTATCTTTAGGCAACTACCCTGGTGAAACTAATTTTGAAATCATTGTAGAAATATTTGAAGCAGGTGAGGTAGTAGCCAGATCAATACCATACAATTACGAATATATAAATTAAGCAAAGGTGGAAGTATCACTCTAGTTTCATCGAAGTGGTACTTCTACTTTAAGGTTTGAAAAAAGTGATCATCCACAATATACAATTCATATTTCATATCCCGTACTATCTTTGTTATACTATCCTAGAAGAAACGAGGAGGCATGAAAATGAAAACATTACAAGCAAACTCATACACCATAAATATCCCTGACAACTACGTGCAATCAATCCCAGAGCAGCAGTTCACGAACATACAAGAAACAATAGAAGAAATAACATTACCAGAAAATGAAGCAGGTATTATTTCTCTTGACGTACAAGCAAATGAAAAAGGCTTACTTGTGTTCGTGCTGTTGTTTAATACGACAACAGAAGAGGTCCAAGACAAAAATATCGAATTTCGTTTATATGACGAAAAAGATGAGTTGTGTGCTGCGGGCTACATGGCTGAAGCAAATCTTCCTGTGCTAAAGCAAAACGAAATTTACTTCTGGCATTTCTTCTTCCCAAATGAAGCATTTGTGAAAAAAGATGTCGGACTAGCTACATGGCGATTAAACATGCAAGGAAAACGAGATGCATATGAAGAAGGGAAAGACATTGAAACAACGCGTCAATATAGCTTTTATCATATATTGAAGAATGAACAACAAACAACAAACCAAATAGATACTAAAGCACACATTACTCTGATGAAATCAGCTACCGAATACAAAAGTGAGCTTGACCTTGCAAAAGAAGATAGCGATACGGTTATATTATCAGATGAGGATAAAGAGAAATAAGTATTATAGAAGAGATTTCCTGAAAAAGAAGGAAATCTCTTTTTTTCTATTTAATTGTGGACACAGTTCAATTCAATTGTGGTATTATAGTCATGTTAAATATCCTCAGCTTTTGTGAGAAACTGTCGAGAGAGGTGTACGAATGAATTACATAAACCAATATCGCAATTGGATTTTCCTAGGTGCGATTTGTTTAACGATAATCCTATTATTTATTGCAAACATTATTGGGAATCAAGAAAATCAACAATCACTTGAAGACCAAGCGAAATTCAATTACGCAGTAGAGCTACTATCACAAGACCAACCAGACCAAGCATTAACCTTCTTAGAAGAATTAAAAGGAGATTACAAAGACAACCATCTAGTAATCTGGCAAAAAGGATGGGCACATGGTCAACTTGGTGAATTAGAAGAAGCCATTGACTACTTCCTAGATGCTCAAGAAATAAATCCTGTATTAACACGTCAACCAATCTTTCTAATTCAATTTTCCTATGTCATGCTAAATGCTGAACGATTTGATGAAGCAAGGGTGTACTTAGAGCATAGTAAAAATCAACGAGGAATTACAGAAGAACAAATAGAGCTAGTCGATACTTGGCTTGAATTCATAGAAATAGAAACTGAAGCATCATAGGGAGGAAGCAAGATGGATTATAAACTCAACGTCCCCCGTGACACAGAACAAGACAATAAAGAAACAAAACGTATAGATAAGTTTATTTTTGCAGCGCTAATCGCGATTATTGCGATCATGCCACTAATCGTAAGGGCAAAAGTAATCGATTTTGTCAGTCCAACAATCACCAATGAATCTATCATGGCAAGTGGGCCACAGGCGGATGTATTTACTTATTATAAATTTATATTTCTAATCATCGTAACAGCCATCATATTAGGTTTGTTCTTATACAGAACCTATGCATTAGGAAACTCAGTCCAACTTGGGCCAATCCAACTTAGTATGCTAGCTTTTATGGTTATCATAGCTGCATCAGCAGTAGCGTCTCCGTACACATCATTAGCACTGTGGGGGATGTATAATAGACATGATGGGGCTATTGCTTGGATAATAGTCATTACCCTGTTCTTTATTGCTTCAAACTTAACATATACAAAGAAACAATTATATATCATTGCATATGCATTCACACCAGTTATTCTAGTGAACCTAGTATTTGGACTATTAAATTTCTATGGTGTGAACTTACTGGAGCAGGAGTTCATCCAAAAGTTAATTATTCCTTCGTCAATTGGTGCAGATGCAATGTCAGGTGGTTCACGTTTGCAAGCAACAATAAACAATCCCAACTACGTAAGTGGATATGCAGGTATGACGACTATCCTATTCCTAGCACTTGGATTGTTTATCAAACAATGGGGACATAAGATTGCATTCCTATTATTGTCGTTAGCGTCTTTTGTAATGCTACTAACGTCATTATCGTCAAATGGATTCTTTGCATTTGTCATCGCTTTCGTTTTACTAGTTGCACTAATTTTGCTATTTGGTGAATTGAAAAGAACTTCCATTCCTATCTTTGTGATGCTTGCATTATTCTTTACTTCTATTTATATCATGCAAGAACAGAATCATCGTGTATGGAATGAAACATTCGGCTTTTTTAAGATTGAGAATCCGTTTAGAGAACAAGCGTTGGAATACCCGAAAACAGAAGGAGGCTCTTTCAGTTCGGCTATTGAGTTTGGGAGCAAAGTATATGCATCAGGTAATGTAGTAGAAAGATCTATCGAACTTCCCGAATTCCCTAGTAGTGAAATTTCGGCTGGGACAGGTCGTGGATACATCTGGGACCGTACCGCATCACTAGTCTTAGAACGACCTTTACTAGGTTTTGGTTTTGACACTATTATCTATGCCTTCCCTCAATATGAACCGGAAAAACAAGCTGGTTTAAGACAGATGGAAACAATGGTTGATAAACCTCATAATATTTTCATCGGAATTGCGTATAGTTCAGGGGTACTTGGTTTTATCGCTTTTCTAGGCGGTCTAGCATTTTGGGGAATAAATAGCGTGAAAACAGTATTTAAATCACGTACACTTAATAAAAATATGTTATTCCTACTAGCCTTTTCGTTAGCATGGGTCGCTGTACTAGCTCAAGGTATAGGTAATGACCCGATAATGGGGACTTTTCCTGTTTTTTGGATAGGGTTTGGAATAGTAGTTTCTTTACTGCACAGTTTGAGAACTAAAAAAGAAGAAACGGTTAGTGGAGGATAAAAATGGAGGAAACAAAAATAAATCAAGGCTATAGTCAAAATGATGAAATAGAGCTCTCGGAAATAATAGCGGTATTATGGAAGTGGAAAGTACTCATTATCGTACTTCCTCTAGTAGCAGCTATAATCGCCTTTACAGCCAGCCAATTTATGACACCTACGTATAAGTCAAGTACAAAACTTTACTTAGGGAACTTTGGTAATGAAATGTATACCAATTCCGATGGAGCGGAACAAGTAATAATGAGTAGAGACCTTCTGACTCCTGTTATGGAAGAGCTTGAATTAGAGTACGAAAGAGTAAGAAACTTTAGAAATATCATTAGTGTTAACAGCTTACCATCCTCAATGATTGAAATAGTAGTATCATACCATGAACCTGAGAAAGCTCAAGAAATTGCAAATGCAATTATTGATGCTTTCATTACAAAGGCTGATCCTAGCTATCAAGAAAAGTTAGCATTAGTTGAACAACTATATGATAGTACACTAGCACACTATGAAAGAACGAGTGAAAGTTTAGATAGAAATAAACAAGCTTTAACTGATGTTGAACAAAATCAAGAATTATCGAATGCTGAGAAAGATTTAACAAGAGCTCGTTTGATTGACTATATTACAGCTGATGAAAATAAGATTGTAAGTATTGAGTCTCAGTTACAATCGCAACAATTACAACTATTAGATATTGAAAAAGCTGAGGTATTTGAAACAGCATCTTTACCACACTCTCCTTCTTCACCAAATAAGATGTTAAATACTGCAATTGCTATCGTCGTTGGAGGAATGTTAGCTGTAGGGATTGCATTTCTAATGGAGTATTTTAAAAACAATCCAATACGCCGAGAAAATCAATAAAGAGAGGTGAGCTATGGTGAGCTACCGCATGAGGTTGTTATTACTAGTTTCAATTGATTCACTTGTTGTTTTATTTTCAATCTATTTGTCACATTTCTTTTTAAATCCATTCGCTGCTCATGTGAATGAAATGATCGTAATCACCTCGGTTACGTTATTAGTAGCTCATCATCTATTTGCCTTTATCTTTGGCTTTTACCGAAGAGCTTGGCGTTATGCCAGTATGGGAGAACTATTGGCTCTAGTGGCTGTTGTTGTATCCTCACTGAGTTTAACGGCCATAGTTCAGCAAATAACGTTCGATAATATTTATTTAAGAGGACTATCCCTTGCCTTTATGCTCCATATTTTACTTTTGGGTGGTATCCGCTTTGCTTGGAGATATTATCAAACAGAATTATTTCACTACATTCATAAAAGTAAAAACCAAAGAAAAATGAAAAGAACTCTTATCATAGGTGCAGGTTCAACAGGAAGAATGCTTGTTCGACAATTAAGAGAACACTCAACTTCAACATTGCTGCCTGTTGGCTTTTTAGACGATGATAAACAGCTCCAAAACTTAAACATTGATGGTGTTCAAGTTAAAGGGGAAATTTCTGATATCGAGAAAGTTGTCAAACGTCTAGCGGTAGAGCATATTGTTATTGCTATCCCATCGCTATCAAGAACCCGTTTAAATCAAATTATTACATCCTCAAAAAAGGTATGTAAAAACGTGCAAATATTACCACAAATAGAAGAAT contains:
- a CDS encoding Ig-like domain-containing protein, which translates into the protein MRRRAPYFISSFLLLCVLFLPFNQAEASFTALLKEVEGEVVVTKMGGKREFSAEEGMAIYLGDTIRTGTESSVKIDFGDRNEATLGELGKVTIAELSSDLERLPGVIEMASRNGKKVGVKQQSGGLWSKVKGVFSAGDRHRVETSTAVMGVRGTLFLTYVNERLEQEYITVFDGVVGIENSKATGRTTVANEPTITIGQQASLYNEPTIEPSGIQYQQMVEQLDTALLVEIIVDSVEASEERAEQARQEADRLQGVLEEERARRALEVSKQAELLSAITDRMIQEGARATKVEMIEARLEAREQSLHQLQERTREARQRIEEARNRIERAAEEVGVRHEEIVREREALERAIQEIEQSTSEPSQSPQAPTTNTGGGGGSSNTGTTVIRVSDVKMNANSISLNLGESYQFQATVHPSNATNKAVSWESSNPSVAQVDQRGNVTAVSTGQAEITVKTGDGAKVATARVTVAQPLGETLSTLQSVIYYRSSGELSRLELLFNALLPEDIDIDTTKLSIKPTDDTTGYQFQGHYTKAEGYIDDPGTYRIRENSLVFNLDEVDRQQFIDSFLVEHTFSAEEGWLLINETPFEQINNQSIHRALGLIINVTSTNLLKVNWDYYSGFYYHIYLDGERVGETAVDENEFILIGLEDGETYEVKLEAYDTNDEVRHVSTRPYLFSVSQPGTITGTVYEVIADDFFNQSPQVSQVEYASLSVINHVGEVIQEGTSDSFGFYRLDNLPENEWFIIKAEFPHSLLGVETVYSKPKQVWETNEEVDLYFYNHLSVPYSTLTTDILEISEDEVKVKFRIGDNENQIIYSVYDNESYYDGQGPLVLEADEYTIDVVETDFLFITVEDTECELGEFGYCEDSVIIGNFIFSTWGEKHLESLKVGEVEGLTVEAKNDAIVLQWTESESYYRADITVNGEYLATPTTPYYTIIDLEPSTDYEIEVETYEGASDFFSQSGHSIISVQTTETALMNSLEASEILHDEIELSWEPVTNATEYRVFNENFVEPLHASNHFHYTFEGLIPNTDYVFRVEAWNDMTLLEASTVRYRTYREVHGVNIEENNGQVILQWEAHYPCISGCYRSSNYEIYITDSANNTIKLEHGNVMIDNISYDISEHIQQGDTYRLKIVALSDTNGQPLATGVMSYTMNPTQLDTFELSVVEEVLFGEDTLDVTWSCSLGDSYRLFINDVERASGTGGCQYYLSLGNYPGETNFEIIVEIFEAGEVVARSIPYNYEYIN
- a CDS encoding SLAP domain-containing protein is translated as MKTLQANSYTINIPDNYVQSIPEQQFTNIQETIEEITLPENEAGIISLDVQANEKGLLVFVLLFNTTTEEVQDKNIEFRLYDEKDELCAAGYMAEANLPVLKQNEIYFWHFFFPNEAFVKKDVGLATWRLNMQGKRDAYEEGKDIETTRQYSFYHILKNEQQTTNQIDTKAHITLMKSATEYKSELDLAKEDSDTVILSDEDKEK
- a CDS encoding tetratricopeptide repeat protein, which produces MNYINQYRNWIFLGAICLTIILLFIANIIGNQENQQSLEDQAKFNYAVELLSQDQPDQALTFLEELKGDYKDNHLVIWQKGWAHGQLGELEEAIDYFLDAQEINPVLTRQPIFLIQFSYVMLNAERFDEARVYLEHSKNQRGITEEQIELVDTWLEFIEIETEAS
- a CDS encoding O-antigen ligase family protein; the encoded protein is MDYKLNVPRDTEQDNKETKRIDKFIFAALIAIIAIMPLIVRAKVIDFVSPTITNESIMASGPQADVFTYYKFIFLIIVTAIILGLFLYRTYALGNSVQLGPIQLSMLAFMVIIAASAVASPYTSLALWGMYNRHDGAIAWIIVITLFFIASNLTYTKKQLYIIAYAFTPVILVNLVFGLLNFYGVNLLEQEFIQKLIIPSSIGADAMSGGSRLQATINNPNYVSGYAGMTTILFLALGLFIKQWGHKIAFLLLSLASFVMLLTSLSSNGFFAFVIAFVLLVALILLFGELKRTSIPIFVMLALFFTSIYIMQEQNHRVWNETFGFFKIENPFREQALEYPKTEGGSFSSAIEFGSKVYASGNVVERSIELPEFPSSEISAGTGRGYIWDRTASLVLERPLLGFGFDTIIYAFPQYEPEKQAGLRQMETMVDKPHNIFIGIAYSSGVLGFIAFLGGLAFWGINSVKTVFKSRTLNKNMLFLLAFSLAWVAVLAQGIGNDPIMGTFPVFWIGFGIVVSLLHSLRTKKEETVSGG
- a CDS encoding YveK family protein, producing MEETKINQGYSQNDEIELSEIIAVLWKWKVLIIVLPLVAAIIAFTASQFMTPTYKSSTKLYLGNFGNEMYTNSDGAEQVIMSRDLLTPVMEELELEYERVRNFRNIISVNSLPSSMIEIVVSYHEPEKAQEIANAIIDAFITKADPSYQEKLALVEQLYDSTLAHYERTSESLDRNKQALTDVEQNQELSNAEKDLTRARLIDYITADENKIVSIESQLQSQQLQLLDIEKAEVFETASLPHSPSSPNKMLNTAIAIVVGGMLAVGIAFLMEYFKNNPIRRENQ